In Pseudonocardia sp. DSM 110487, the sequence ATGAGGAAGAACGGCGCCCGCAGGTTGATCGCGATGTGCTCGTCGAACAGTCCGGGGGTGGTGTCGACCAGCGTGCCCCTCGACGTGAGCCCGGCCGCGTTGACCAGCGAGTCGATCCGGCCGAACGCCTCGATCACGGCCGCCACCGAGTCCTGCGCCTGGCCCACGTCCGCGACGTCGGCCGGCACGTATAGCGCGTCGGTGCCGGTCTCGCGCAGCGCGGCGACGAGCTTCTCTCCCGGCTCGGGGCGCCGGCCGCTGACGGCGACGGTGGCGCCCTCACGTGCGGCGGCCCGCGCCACGCCTGCGCCGACACCCTGCGTGCCGCCGCTGACCAGCACCACCCGGTCGGTCAGGAGGCCCATCACGCCGTCCCGCGGCGATCGGTGTGATCGGTGAGCGCGGCCTCGAACGCCTCGGGCGCCCAGCCCTCGGCCAGTGCGCGCCGGACGAGGTCGGCCTGGCTGGGCGGGGCGAGGCCGTCGACCGGTGGGTCGCGGTCCAGGTTGGTGGGGAACGGGTAGCCCTCCGCCGCGGCGGTGACGGCGTGTTCGGGCCCCGGGTGTTTGCGCAGCGCGGGATAGACGGCGCGGCAGATCCGATCGCGGTCGACGCTCTCCATGGCGCGCCCGAACGCCGAGGAGATCTGCAGTAGGTTCGCCATCCGCCGCACGTCCGTCGAGCGGTTCGTGCCCGCGCCGTGGATCACGGCCGGGTTGAAGAACACGGCGTCCCCCGTCTGCAGCGGGAGCTGGACGTGGTGGCGCTCGAAGTGCTCGCGGAACTCGGGGCGGCCGGTGGCGAGGTAGCCGGGCCCGTACTTCTGGGAGTGCGGCAGGTACATCGTCGGGCCGCTCTCCACCGGCATGTCGGTGTGGGCAACCGCGCCCTGCAGCGTGAGCACGGGGGAGAGCACGTGCACGTGCGGCGGGAACTGCTCGATGCGCGCGGGCGGCAGGAACCCGAGGTGGTAGTCGCGGTGCCCGACTTGGGCCGCTCCGCCGGGGTTGACGACGTTGACCTGCGACGTCACCTGGTAGCCGGGGCCTAGCCACGCCGTGGAGGCGAGCGCGACGATCGGATTGGCGTAGTAGTCGACGAACGCCTCGGGCGCGTGCACGGCGAGCTTCTCCAGCGCGTTCCACACGCGGTCGTTCGCCCCCGGCTTCGCGAAGTGGTCCCCGGCCGCGACTCCGCTCGCGCGTTGCGCGGCGATCATCTCCTCGAACGCCACGGTGGCGCGGTCGACCACGGCCTGGTCCGGGTACGCGCCGCGCACCACGACGATGCCGGGGCCGTGGGAGAAGGCACGCACGAGCTCCGCCCGCGCCTGTTCGGATGGCCCCTCCAGCAGCCGCGCGGCGTCGTAGCAGAGGACCTCGTCGATGACCTCGGTGGCGAGCGGGAAGTCGTGGGGATCGGTGCGGTCGGCGAGCACCTCGAGCAGGTCCTCGAGTCGGCAGGTTGCCTCGGACCAGCGGGTGTCGGGGGCGTGCGTCGTTGCCATGTCAGCTCCCGTTTTGAAGCGCTCCTGTTCTTGAAGCGCTCTGGTTTTAAAGCGCTTTAGACCTGCGTTAGGCTCCTCTCGGCATCGAGGGCTGTCAAGGGGGTGGACGTGCACCGCAGGCCCCGGCTCGAGGACGTCGCCGCCGAGGCGGGCGTCTCCACGGCCTCGGTCTCGCTCGTCCTGCGCGACGTGCCCGGCCCGAGCGCCCGCACCCGTGAGCGGGTCATGGCGGCGGCCGAGCGCCTCGGCTACCGGGCCGACCGCACGGCCAGCCTGCTCGCGCGCCGCCGCACCCGGCTCCTGGGTGTCCCGGTGCTCCTGCGCGACGCCTTCCGCACGGAGATGGCGGAGGAGGTGCAGGTCGCGGCCGATGCGCGCGGGTACGCCGTGGCGCTGAGCGCGATCACCCCGGTCGCCGACGAGCCCCGCGTCGTGGAGACGCTGCTCGACATGCGCTGCGAGGCGGTGCTGTTGCTTGCCCCCGAGCTACCTCCCGCCGACCTGGCGGCGCTCGGCGCGCGGGCGCCCGTCGTCGTCGTCGCCCGGCACGTCGCCCCCGACGGGTTCGACGTCGTGCGGGTGGCCGACGAGGCGGGGATCGGCGAGTCCGTCGACCACCTCATCGGACTGGGCCACCGCCGGATCGTGCACGTCGACGGCGGCGAGGCGGCGATGGCGGCGGATCGGCGGGTGGGCTTCCGCGCCGCCCTGCACCGCCACGGCCTCGAGGGCGGCGTGCTACCCGGCGGCTACGAGGAGGCGGCGGGTGCGGCCGCGGCCCGCACGCTACTGGCCGACGCCGCGCTGCCGACCGCGATCGTCGCGGCCAACGACCGCTGCGCGCTCGGCCTCCTCGACGTGTTCCTGCGCGCGGGCGTGCGCGTGCCCCAGGACGTGTCGGTGATCGGCTACGACGACGGCGAGCTCGCCCGCCTCTCCCACATCGACCTCACCACCGTGAGCCAGGAGGCTGGCGAGCAGGCACGCCAGGCGGTCGCTGCCGCACTGGAACGCCTTGACGGGAGCCGTACGGAGCCGGTGGAGGTGGTCCTGAAGCCCCACTTGGTGGTCCGGGGCACCACGGCCCCACCTCGCCCCTGATCCGACGAACGGCGCGTTCGTCGGAATCGGCTACGCGTCGGGGCCCTCGAGCTTGTCCGACGGCCGCGCCTGGCGCCGCCGCTGCTCGCGCATGTGCTCGGCGATCGCCGCCTCGACGGCGGCGTGCACCGCGGCGGGCGAAACGTTCGGATCGACCCGGCGGGCGGCCGCCAACGATCGCGAGGACACGGAAATATTGATCATGGTGCGTCGCCCCCCTCGGAGTTCTCGATGCGCCTCGTCGCCATCTGCTCTGCGGACTATCGTCCCAGCGGCCTGGATCGTGTCGCTTCCGGGTGAGTCCTGCGTCACTCCGTCGGGGATTCGAGTAGCGCGCGCAACGCCGCCACGCTCGCGCGGACGTCGGTGAGCGGGCCCTCGCCGCTGGGTTCCTCGGTCAGGATCGTGTCCTGCTCGAGCACGTACCAGCCCGGGTACCCCTCGGCCCGCAGGTGACTCACGATCGCGGTGAAGTCGACGTCGCCGCACCCGACCGGGCGATAGATGCCCTCGCGCACGGCCTCGGTGTAGGTCCGCCGCCCCGACTGCACCTGCCGCGCGAGGCCGAGGTCGACGTCCTTGACGTGCGTGTGCGCGATCCGGTGCGGCGCCTGGCGGGTGAGCTCGGCGGGGTCGGTGCCGCCGATGAGCAGGTGCCCGGTGTCGAGGCAGAGCGCGATAGACGAGCCGTCGAGCACGCGTTGCACGTCGGTGCCGTTCTCGACCATCGTGCCGACGTGCGGGTGCAGCACGGCCTTGACGCCGTGCGCCGCGGCCAGCGCGTCGAGCCGGTCGAGGTTCCCGAGCAGGGTGCGCCACCCCTCGGCGTCGAGGTCGGGGCGCTCGTCGTACCCGTCGAGACCCGTGACGGCCGACAGCACGAGCACATCGGAGCCCGTCGCGGCGTACGTCTGCAGCAGCTTCTCGACATCCGGCACCGGGTCCTGCCCTGTGACGTGCAGCAGCAGCGGGGTGAACCCGCCGATGGGCCGCAGGTCGTGGCCGGCGAGCACGTCGGCCATCGCGCTCGCGTCGGCAGGGAGGAACCCGTCCGGGCCTAGCTCGGTGGCGACGAGCCCGACGTCGTGCATCTCGGCGAGCACCCGCGACGGCGGCAGCTGGTAGCCCCAGCCGGGCACCTCGCAGACACCCCACGAGATGGGTGCTCCGGCGATCCGGTCGGTGGTCATGCGCTGTCTCCCTGCTTGACGGCGACCGGCCGTCCGGTGCGCCACGACTCGTCGGCGGCCACGGCCAGGTCGAACGCGGCGAGCGCGTCCTGGCCGGTGACGCGGGGTGGGATGCCGGTGCGCACGCAATCGGCGAACGCGTCCAGCTCGGCGGCGTAGGCGTACGGGTAGCGCTCCTCGAAGTCGCGCACGAGGTCGCGCGCCGCCATGCCGGGCGTGCGCCACTCCAGCCCTCGCCGGTGCGGGTTGTCGATGCGTGCCGTGGCGAGGGTGCCCATCACCTCGGTCGAGCACTCGTAGCCGTAGCGCGCGCCCCGGCTGTTGTCGATCACCCCGAGCGCGCCGTTCGCGAAGCGCAGCACGACCACGGCGGTGTCGATGTCGCCCAGCTCCGCGAACGCCGGGTCGGACGCGGTTCCGTGCGCGCTGACCTCGACGACCTCGCCCACGAGCCAGCGCGCGACGTCCAGGTCGTGCACGGTGACGTCCACGAAGAACCCGCCCGAGCCGGCGAGGTACGCCGGGTCCGGCGGGTTCATGTCCCGTAGCGACGTGCGGAACAGGGTGACGTCGCCCAGCTCACCCGCGGCGATCCGCTCCGCGGCTGCCACCCAGTCCGGGTCGAACCGCCGATGGAAGCCCACCTGGAACGGCACGCCCGCGGTCTCGACGGCCTCGATCGTCGCGACCGTGGTGGCGCGGTCGAGCGAGACCGGCTTCTCGCAGAACACCGGCAGCCCTGCCCGCGCCGCGGCCACCGACAGCTCGGCGTGGGTGCCGGTGGGGGTGGCGATCGCCACCGCCTCCGCGCGCTCGAGCAGCTCTTCGAAGCTCGCCGCCACCGGCACATCCAGCTGCGCGGCGAGGGCAGCCGCGCGCTCGCCGTCGGCGTCGTAGACGCAGGCCAGCCCGGCCCGCGCGCAGCGGGAGACGAGGTCGATGGCGTGGATGCGCCCCATCCGCCCGACGCCGGCGAGTCCGATGCCGAGTTTCTTCACGCCGGCACCTCCTCCGGGGCGCCCGCCTTGGCATACAGGTCGGGCCGCTCCCGCAGGACGATCTCCTCGCGCCGCCCGCTGCGCAGCGCCGCAAGCCCGGTCTCGCACGCGACAGTGGCCGCGTAGCCGTCCCACGAGCTCGGACCGGTGGTGCCGCCCCCGAGCACGGCGTCGACCCAGGCCTGCAGCTCGAGGTCGAACGCCCCGACGAAGCGCTCCTTCCAGGTCTCCGGCACTCGCCCGGAGTACCGCCCCGCCCGCTTGACGATCGCGCCCGCGCTCTCCGACAGCTCCACGGTGCCGTCCTCGCAGACCACCTCGCCGCGGATGTCGTAGCCGAAGCCCGCGTTCACCATCGCCTCGACGTCCACGATCACGCCGCTGCGCATCTCCAGCAGCACGAGCAGCGGGTCGTTGAACCCCGCCTTCGCCTTGCGGCTGATCCGCCCCTTCAGCACGGTGACGGCCGCGATCTCGTCGTCGAACATCCAGCGGGCCACGTCGATGTCGTGGACCGTGGAGTCGTTGATCGTCATGTCGCTGGTGAAGAAGTCCGGCACGGAGGGGTTGCGGTGCGCCGCGTGCATGAGCAGCGGCGCCCCGATCTCCCCGCTGGTGACCACGGCCTTCATCGCCCGGTACTGCGGGTCGAACCGGCGCATGAACCCGACCTGCACCAGCCGCTCGCCCGTCGCGACCTCGGCGTCGACGATCCGCTCGCATGCCTCGCGGGTGGTGGCGAGGGGCTTCTCGCAGAACACCTGCTTGCCCGCGGCGATCGCGGCGAGCACGTACTCCTCGTGCGTCGGTCCCCACGACGTGACGACGACGGCGTCGACGCCCGGGTCGTCGATCAGGGCCTGGCCGGTGGCGTGCACGACCGCCCCGGGGACGCCGCCGGCGACCCCACGGGCGCGGTCGAGGTCCACGTCGGTCACCGCGGCGACCCGGGCGCCGGACAGCACCGAGCTGATCCGCCGGATGTGGTCCTGGCCGATCATGCCGGTGCCGATGACGCCGACGTCGAGTGTCACTCGCGTACTCCTCTATCGCTTGAGTTCGTGGGAGAGCTCTGCAAGCTCCTGACCGCCCGCCATCTCGGCGGTGAGCTCTTCGAGGGAGACCTCGGAGCGCTTCCTGTCCAGCACCCGGCGGCCGAGCTTCAGGATGATGAAGTGGTCGCCCACCAGGTACGCGTGGTGCGGGTTGTGGGTGATGAACACGACGCCGAGGCCGGCGTCGCGGGCGGCGGCGGTGTACTTGAGCACCACCCCGGACTGTTTGACGCCCAGTGCCGCCGTCGGCTCGTCGAGGATGAGCACCCGCGCGCCGAAGTACACCGCCCGTGCGATGGCGACGCACTGGCGCTGGCCGCCGGAGAGCGTGCCGATCGGCTGGTTGATGTCCTTGACGACGATGCCCATCTTGCGCAGCTCGGCGTCGGCGATCTCCCGCATGCCCTTGATGTCCAGCGGGGCGAGCGGGTAGTTGCCCTTGCGGATCTCGGAGCCGAGGAAGAAGTTGCGCCACACCTCCATCAGCCCGACGACAGCGAGGTCCTGGTAGACGGTGGCGATGCCGTGGTCGAGGGACTCGCGCGGCGAGCCGAAGTGCACCTCCTGCCCGTCCACCTTGAGCGTTCCCTCGGTGTGCGGATGCAGGCCGGAGATGATCTTGATGAGGGTGGACTTCCCGGCGCCGTTGTCACCGAGGACGCAGGTGACCTCGCCGGCGTTGACGGTGAGGTTGATGCCCTCCAGGGCCCGGATGGCGCCGTAGGCCTTGCCGACGCCCTCCATCTCGACGAGCGGGGTGCCGATCCGCAGGGTCCGGTCGGCGTGCTCCACGATCGTGTCGGTCATGGCCCTCAGCTCCTGCGGTTGAGCGCGTAGTTCTTGACGTAGAGGTTGAGCATGACCGCGAGCAAGAGCATCGCGCCGAGGAAGAACTTGAACCAGTTCGGGTCCCAGCCGGCGAACACGATGCCTTGGGTGGTCATGCCGAAGATGAAGGCGCCGACCGCGGCGCCGATCGCCGAGCCGTACCCGCCGGTGAGCAGGCAGCCGCCGACGACCGCGGCGATGATGTAGAGGAACTCGTTGCCGACCCCCTGCCCGGACTGCACGGTGTTGAAGGCGAACAGGATGTGCATCCCGTAGAACCAGCACATGAAGGCCACGCCCATGAACAGGCCGATCTTCACCTTGTCCACGGGCACACCGACCGCGCGGGCACTGGCCGCGTTCCCCCCGACGGCGAAGATCCAGTTGCCGAGGCGGGTGCGCAGCAGGATCCAGGTCGCCAGCGCCACGAAGAAGATCCACCAGAGCACCGTGACGCGGATGGTCACGCCACCCACGGCGAACTCCGAGGCGAAGACGGCGCGTGCCGAGGCGAACCCGTCCATGTCCGCGACGTTCTGGGTGGCCACCGTGCCGGTCACCAGCTTCGTGACGCCGAGGTTGATGCCACCCAGCATGAAGAACGAACCCAGGGTGATCAGGAAGCTGGGGATGCCGGTCTTCACGACCAGGTAGCCGTTGAAGAACCCGACCGCCAGCATCACGATCAGGCTGACGAACACCCCGACCCACAGGTTCAGGCTGAGCTGGTAGCTGATCATCGACGCCGTCAGCGCGCCGGTCACCACAGACACGCCCGCCGACAGGTCGAACTCGCCGCCGATCATCAGCAGGGCCACCCCGACGGCGACGATGCCGATCGACGAGCTCGCGTAGAGCACCGTCGACAGCGCCGGCAGGCTGCGGAACGGCTCGGCGAGCGCGGAGAAGAAGATGAAGATCGCGATCGCCGCCGCGAACGACCCGACCTCCGGGCGGGTGAGCAGGGTGGACAGCAGCGGCTTCTTGGGACGCGCCGCCTCGGTGGGCGGTGTCGGTGGGGGCTGGGTCGCCACGGGTGAGCTCATGGCTCGCTCCAGGGTTGGGACGGACCGGGGGGAGCCGGGCCACCGGCTCCCCCCGGAGAAGGAACTAGCGCTTGTTGTTCTGTGCGTAGCCGACGATCTGCTCGACGTTGGTGGAGTCGACGAATGACGGGCCGGTGAGCACCGGGCCACCGCCGCCCAGGTCGTTGCCGTTGGTCAGGTTCAGCCACAACGACGCCACGGCCATGTAGCCCTGCACGTAGGGCTGCTGGTCGACGGCGAACATGATCCGGCCCTCCTGGATCGACTTCGCCGCGTCGACGTTCAGGTCGAACGTCGCCACCTTCGCCTGGCTACCGGCGTCGGTGACGGACTCGAGCGCGGTGAGGGCGAACGGGGCACCGAGCGCGATGATGTGCGTGATCGACGGGTCCTCCTGCAGCTTCGCGCCGATCGTCGAGCGCACCGACGGCAGGTCCGTGCCCTGCACGTACAGGTTCTCCGTGTTGGGGAAGCTCGCCGCCACACCTGCGCAGCGGGCCTCGAGCGCGACGTGGCCCTGCTCCTGGACCACGCAGATCACCTTCTGGGCGCCGTCCTGGGCGAGGCGCTGCCCGGCGGCTTGGCCGGCGACGCTCTCGTCCGACCCGAAGTACATCTTCGCGCCGAACCGCTGGTAGTCGTCCTTCCCGGCGTTGAACGCCACGACCGGGATGCCGCGGTCGGCCGCCGCCTTCGCCGCGGGACCGACCTGCTCCACCTGGGCGAGCGTGACGGCGAGGCCGTCGACCTGGCTGTCGATCGCGTTCTGCACCAGCGTCGCCTGCTCGGGCGCCTGGGCGCCGTTCGAGTACTTCAGGTCGACGTTGTGTGCGCGTGCCGCGTCCTCCGCGCCGGCCCGGATACGGTCCCAGAACGTGTCGCCGGGCTGCTCGTGCGTGACCATCGCGATCGTGAACTGCTCGCCGCCGACGTTGCCGCCGGCGGGGCCACCCCCGCCGCCCTGTTCCTGCTGGGCCCCGCCCTGGCTGCTGCACGCCGCCAGCGCGATGCCGAGCGCCGCGGCCACCGCCAACGCACGCATCGTCTTCCTGGTACTCATCTTTGAGCTTCCTTCCAGTGCACAGCCGGCCGCAGCGGCGGGCTGGGGATGGGTCAGTAGGGCCCCATCAATAGGGCCATCGTCGGACCGGGCCGAGGCCGCAGCCCCGGAAGTAGCCTGCGGTTCGTGCGCCGATCGGCAGCGGGATGTGCGGCTCGACCGGGTAGAGGTCCTGCTCGACGACCGTGAACAGGTCGGTGTCCAAGCGGGCGAGCGCGTCGAGCAGCGGGGGCATGTCGGGCTCGCCGTAGGGTGGCTCGACCATCACGCCGAGCGGAACGGCCTCGGCCAGCGAGAGGTTCTCGGCCCGGACCCGCTCGCGCACCGCGGGGTCGACCTGCTTGAGGTGCACGTAGCGGATCCGTTCCGGGAACCGCTCGATGATCGCGACGTTGTCCCCGTCGCAGTAGGAGATGTGCCCGGTGTCCAGGCACAGGTTCACGAACTCCGGGTCGGTGTCGGCGAGGAACCTCTCCACCCGCTCCTGCGTGTCGACGTGGGTGTCGGCATGCGGGTGGAAGACCAGGTCGACGCCGAACTCCTCCTTGAGCAGTTTCCCGAGCCGGTCGTAGCCGGTGGTGAGGTTCTTCCACTGCTCGGAATCGATGTCGCCGGACTGCATGGCTGTGCCGGTGTGCATGTCCGTGTACTGCTCGGGGAGCAGCACGAGGTGGCGCGCGTCGAGCGCGGTGAGCAGGCGGGACTCCCGGCCGCAGGCCTCGATCGCATCGTCGAGCGCCTCGGCGCCGCGGTGCAGGCCCGCGAAGATCGTGCCACCGCAGAGCCGCAGGCCGCGGGCGTCCAGCTCGTCGCGCAGCTGTGCCGGGTCCTGCGGGAGGAAGCCGGACGGGCCGAGCTCGGTCCACAGGTAGCCGGCCTGCGCGATCTCGTCGAGGTACTGTCGCCAGCCGACCTGGTGCGGGTCGGACGGGAACCACACCCCCCACGAGTCGGGCGCGGTGCCGAGGGTCAGCCGGTCGAGGGCCGCCATGATCAGGTCGCCGTCGGGAAGTGGTAGCTGGCGCCGGTCGCGTGTTCCACGTGCGGCCACCGCGACGTCACGACCTTCGCGCGCGTGTAGAACGACACGCCCTCCGGCCCGTGGATGTGCTTGTCGCCGAACAGCGAGTCCTTCCAGCCGCCGAAGGAGTAATAGGCCATCGGCACCGGGATGGGCACGTTGATGCCGATCATCCCGACGTTCACGCCGCGCTGGAACCGCCGCGCCGCCTCCCCGGAGGAGGTGAAGATCGCGGTGCCGTTGCCGTACGGGTTGGAGTTGATCAGCGCGATCGCGGCGTCGACGTCGTCGGCCCGCACGACCGACAGCACCGGCCCGAAGATCTCCTCGCGGTAGACGTCCATCTCCGGCGCCACCCGGTCGATGACGGTCGGGCCGACGAAGAAGCCGTTCTCGTGGCCCGGCACGGTGAGCCCGCGCCCGTCGACGGCCAGCTCGGCGCCCTGTGCGGCGCCGGTGCCGATCAGCCCGACGATCCGCTCCTTCGCCGCGGCGGTGACGACAGGGCCCATCTCGCTGTCGGGCTCCCGGCCGGGGCCGACTTTGACGGCACGCGCCTTCTCGCTGACCGCGGCGACGAGCTCGTCGGCCGCGCCGCCGACGGCGACCGTGGCGGAGATGGCCATGCAGCGCTCGCCGGCCGAGCCGAACGCGGCCGCGACGAGGTGGTCCGAGGCGTAGTCGATGGGGGCGTCGGGCAGCACGACGGCGTGGTTCTTCGCGCCGCCGAGTGCCTGCACGCGCTTGCCGTTCGCGGTGCCGCGCTCGTGGATGTACTTCGCGATCGGCGTGGACCCGACGAACGACACCGCGGCCACGTCCGGGTGGTCGAGCAGCGCGTCGACGGCCTCCTTGTCGCCGTGCACGACGTTGAAGACCCCGTCGGGCAGCCCGGCCTCGGCCCACAGCTCGGCCACCAGCAGCGACGCGCTCGGGTCGCGTTCGCTGGGCTTGAGCACGAACGTGTTGCCGCAGGCGATCGCCACCGGGTGCATCCACATCGGCACCATGGCAGGGAAGTTGAACGGCGTGATCCCGGCGCAGACGCCGAGCGGCTGGCGGAACGAGAACAGGTCGACGCCGGTGGAGACCTGGTCGGAGTAGTCACCCTTGAGCAGGGTCGGGATGCCGCAGGCGAACTCGATCACTTCGAGGCCGCGTTGCACCTCGCCGCGGGCGTCCGAGACCACCTTGCCGTGCTCGTCGGAGATGATCTCCGCGAGCTCCTGGACGCGGGAGTTCACCAGCTCCCGGAAGTTGAACAGGATCTTCGTCCGGTTCGAGAGCGACGACTGCGACCAGGTCTGGAACGCCGCAGCGGCCGCCTGGACGGCCGCGTCGACGTCCGTGCGGCTCGCGAGCAGCACCTCGGCCTGCTGCTCGCCGGTGGCCGGGTTCCAGACCGGCCCTGTGCGCGTGGACTCGCCGGTGGCGGGCTTGCCGCCGATCCAGTGCGTGACGGTCCTCATGCGGGGGTGCCTCCTGCCGGCGGGCCCAAAAGGGGCTTCTGCTCTGCCTTGTGCGCCTCGTAGGTCTTGCGGGCGGCTGTCGTGCTGTCGAGCTGGGAGACCTCGGCAACCGGCACGTCCCACCAGTTCCCCGAGTCGGGAACGGGAGCGAGCGGGTCGGTCTCGATGTGGATCGCGGTCGTCCGGTCGGACGCGCGGGAGCGGGCGATCGCCTCGCGGAACTCCTCGATCGTCCGCACGCGGATGACGTCGGCGCCGAGGCTCTCGGCGTTGGCGGCGAGGTCCACCGGGAGCGTCTGCCCGTCGAG encodes:
- a CDS encoding sugar phosphate isomerase/epimerase, producing the protein MTTDRIAGAPISWGVCEVPGWGYQLPPSRVLAEMHDVGLVATELGPDGFLPADASAMADVLAGHDLRPIGGFTPLLLHVTGQDPVPDVEKLLQTYAATGSDVLVLSAVTGLDGYDERPDLDAEGWRTLLGNLDRLDALAAAHGVKAVLHPHVGTMVENGTDVQRVLDGSSIALCLDTGHLLIGGTDPAELTRQAPHRIAHTHVKDVDLGLARQVQSGRRTYTEAVREGIYRPVGCGDVDFTAIVSHLRAEGYPGWYVLEQDTILTEEPSGEGPLTDVRASVAALRALLESPTE
- a CDS encoding substrate-binding domain-containing protein, with the translated sequence MSTRKTMRALAVAAALGIALAACSSQGGAQQEQGGGGGPAGGNVGGEQFTIAMVTHEQPGDTFWDRIRAGAEDAARAHNVDLKYSNGAQAPEQATLVQNAIDSQVDGLAVTLAQVEQVGPAAKAAADRGIPVVAFNAGKDDYQRFGAKMYFGSDESVAGQAAGQRLAQDGAQKVICVVQEQGHVALEARCAGVAASFPNTENLYVQGTDLPSVRSTIGAKLQEDPSITHIIALGAPFALTALESVTDAGSQAKVATFDLNVDAAKSIQEGRIMFAVDQQPYVQGYMAVASLWLNLTNGNDLGGGGPVLTGPSFVDSTNVEQIVGYAQNNKR
- a CDS encoding LacI family DNA-binding transcriptional regulator, with the translated sequence MHRRPRLEDVAAEAGVSTASVSLVLRDVPGPSARTRERVMAAAERLGYRADRTASLLARRRTRLLGVPVLLRDAFRTEMAEEVQVAADARGYAVALSAITPVADEPRVVETLLDMRCEAVLLLAPELPPADLAALGARAPVVVVARHVAPDGFDVVRVADEAGIGESVDHLIGLGHRRIVHVDGGEAAMAADRRVGFRAALHRHGLEGGVLPGGYEEAAGAAAARTLLADAALPTAIVAANDRCALGLLDVFLRAGVRVPQDVSVIGYDDGELARLSHIDLTTVSQEAGEQARQAVAAALERLDGSRTEPVEVVLKPHLVVRGTTAPPRP
- a CDS encoding ABC transporter permease, which translates into the protein MSSPVATQPPPTPPTEAARPKKPLLSTLLTRPEVGSFAAAIAIFIFFSALAEPFRSLPALSTVLYASSSIGIVAVGVALLMIGGEFDLSAGVSVVTGALTASMISYQLSLNLWVGVFVSLIVMLAVGFFNGYLVVKTGIPSFLITLGSFFMLGGINLGVTKLVTGTVATQNVADMDGFASARAVFASEFAVGGVTIRVTVLWWIFFVALATWILLRTRLGNWIFAVGGNAASARAVGVPVDKVKIGLFMGVAFMCWFYGMHILFAFNTVQSGQGVGNEFLYIIAAVVGGCLLTGGYGSAIGAAVGAFIFGMTTQGIVFAGWDPNWFKFFLGAMLLLAVMLNLYVKNYALNRRS
- a CDS encoding Gfo/Idh/MocA family oxidoreductase, which gives rise to MTLDVGVIGTGMIGQDHIRRISSVLSGARVAAVTDVDLDRARGVAGGVPGAVVHATGQALIDDPGVDAVVVTSWGPTHEEYVLAAIAAGKQVFCEKPLATTREACERIVDAEVATGERLVQVGFMRRFDPQYRAMKAVVTSGEIGAPLLMHAAHRNPSVPDFFTSDMTINDSTVHDIDVARWMFDDEIAAVTVLKGRISRKAKAGFNDPLLVLLEMRSGVIVDVEAMVNAGFGYDIRGEVVCEDGTVELSESAGAIVKRAGRYSGRVPETWKERFVGAFDLELQAWVDAVLGGGTTGPSSWDGYAATVACETGLAALRSGRREEIVLRERPDLYAKAGAPEEVPA
- a CDS encoding CoA-acylating methylmalonate-semialdehyde dehydrogenase, producing the protein MRTVTHWIGGKPATGESTRTGPVWNPATGEQQAEVLLASRTDVDAAVQAAAAAFQTWSQSSLSNRTKILFNFRELVNSRVQELAEIISDEHGKVVSDARGEVQRGLEVIEFACGIPTLLKGDYSDQVSTGVDLFSFRQPLGVCAGITPFNFPAMVPMWMHPVAIACGNTFVLKPSERDPSASLLVAELWAEAGLPDGVFNVVHGDKEAVDALLDHPDVAAVSFVGSTPIAKYIHERGTANGKRVQALGGAKNHAVVLPDAPIDYASDHLVAAAFGSAGERCMAISATVAVGGAADELVAAVSEKARAVKVGPGREPDSEMGPVVTAAAKERIVGLIGTGAAQGAELAVDGRGLTVPGHENGFFVGPTVIDRVAPEMDVYREEIFGPVLSVVRADDVDAAIALINSNPYGNGTAIFTSSGEAARRFQRGVNVGMIGINVPIPVPMAYYSFGGWKDSLFGDKHIHGPEGVSFYTRAKVVTSRWPHVEHATGASYHFPTAT
- a CDS encoding ATP-binding cassette domain-containing protein, with the translated sequence MTDTIVEHADRTLRIGTPLVEMEGVGKAYGAIRALEGINLTVNAGEVTCVLGDNGAGKSTLIKIISGLHPHTEGTLKVDGQEVHFGSPRESLDHGIATVYQDLAVVGLMEVWRNFFLGSEIRKGNYPLAPLDIKGMREIADAELRKMGIVVKDINQPIGTLSGGQRQCVAIARAVYFGARVLILDEPTAALGVKQSGVVLKYTAAARDAGLGVVFITHNPHHAYLVGDHFIILKLGRRVLDRKRSEVSLEELTAEMAGGQELAELSHELKR
- a CDS encoding phytanoyl-CoA dioxygenase family protein produces the protein MATTHAPDTRWSEATCRLEDLLEVLADRTDPHDFPLATEVIDEVLCYDAARLLEGPSEQARAELVRAFSHGPGIVVVRGAYPDQAVVDRATVAFEEMIAAQRASGVAAGDHFAKPGANDRVWNALEKLAVHAPEAFVDYYANPIVALASTAWLGPGYQVTSQVNVVNPGGAAQVGHRDYHLGFLPPARIEQFPPHVHVLSPVLTLQGAVAHTDMPVESGPTMYLPHSQKYGPGYLATGRPEFREHFERHHVQLPLQTGDAVFFNPAVIHGAGTNRSTDVRRMANLLQISSAFGRAMESVDRDRICRAVYPALRKHPGPEHAVTAAAEGYPFPTNLDRDPPVDGLAPPSQADLVRRALAEGWAPEAFEAALTDHTDRRGTA
- a CDS encoding TIM barrel protein, with translation MAARGTRDRRQLPLPDGDLIMAALDRLTLGTAPDSWGVWFPSDPHQVGWRQYLDEIAQAGYLWTELGPSGFLPQDPAQLRDELDARGLRLCGGTIFAGLHRGAEALDDAIEACGRESRLLTALDARHLVLLPEQYTDMHTGTAMQSGDIDSEQWKNLTTGYDRLGKLLKEEFGVDLVFHPHADTHVDTQERVERFLADTDPEFVNLCLDTGHISYCDGDNVAIIERFPERIRYVHLKQVDPAVRERVRAENLSLAEAVPLGVMVEPPYGEPDMPPLLDALARLDTDLFTVVEQDLYPVEPHIPLPIGARTAGYFRGCGLGPVRRWPY
- a CDS encoding Gfo/Idh/MocA family oxidoreductase, with product MKKLGIGLAGVGRMGRIHAIDLVSRCARAGLACVYDADGERAAALAAQLDVPVAASFEELLERAEAVAIATPTGTHAELSVAAARAGLPVFCEKPVSLDRATTVATIEAVETAGVPFQVGFHRRFDPDWVAAAERIAAGELGDVTLFRTSLRDMNPPDPAYLAGSGGFFVDVTVHDLDVARWLVGEVVEVSAHGTASDPAFAELGDIDTAVVVLRFANGALGVIDNSRGARYGYECSTEVMGTLATARIDNPHRRGLEWRTPGMAARDLVRDFEERYPYAYAAELDAFADCVRTGIPPRVTGQDALAAFDLAVAADESWRTGRPVAVKQGDSA